The Thermodesulfobacterium sp. TA1 sequence CATGGGCTGGAGTGTAAGGATGATAGGCTACAGGATAGGGAAGGATAGAGTAAAACAAACCTGGAAAAAGCCCTATTCCGATGCAAAGAAAAGCTGCTATACCCATGGCAAGTAGCATGTGAGGTGGCGCTTCCTTAGGTTTTAAACCAGAATCATAACTAAAAAAAGAAAAATAAGGCACCTTTATTCCTGCAACAAGAAAAACACCTGCAGAAGCCAAAAGAAGAGCTAACCAAATAATAAGCAATCCTCCTTCACCAGCAGCAGAAATAATCATAGACTTACTTACAAATCCACTGGTTAAAGGAAATCCAGAAATAGAAGCAGCCCCTATGATGCAAAAAATAGCAGTTAACGGCATGTATTTATAAAGCCCCCCGAGGTCGGTAGTGTTTATCTTGCCTGTCCTATATAAAACAGCCCCCAACGCCATAAAAAGCACAGCATCATATAAAATATGACATAATGCATGGGCTATTGTTCCGTTAAGAGATAGCGTAGTTCCTATTCCTATGCCTATGACCATAAATCCTACTTGATTGATGATAACATAAGATAAAACCCTTCTTAAGTTGTTTTCTATAATCCCGTAAAAAATAGGGAAAACAACCATCAATGCCCCTATGTATATCAAAAGCTCTGTCCCTGAAAAACTTCTTGCCAAAACATAAACCGCAGTCTTAGTAGTAAAAACTGAAAGAAAGACAGTACCTGTCTCAGTAGATTCAGGATAAGCGTCAGGAAGCCAGGCATGAAGGACAGGGAAGGCTGCATTAACCCCAAAACCTAAAAAAATAAGCCAAGAGGCTAAACTGTTTAATCCTATATATTCAAACCTTAAAGACCCTGTTTGCTTAAACCATAGTATTATTCCTCCTAAAAGCAACAAACCACCCGTCAAATGCACCAATAGATATCTCATACCTGCAGAGATAGCCTTTTTCGTCCTTGCTGTAAGTATTACTACGGTTGAGGCTAAAGCCATAATTTCCCAAAAAATATAAAGGGTAACCAAATCTCCTGCAAAAACTACCCCCAAAGCTGAACCTGCATAAATAAAACCTGCAACTAAATGCAGGTTGTCTTTAACATGAAGGCTGTAAATAGCGGTTAGTAAAGTAATCAAGGAAAAGATGTAACCAAAAGGCAGAGAAAGCCTATCTACCCTTTTAAACACAAGCTCTGAATCAAACGCCCTTAAAACCCAAGAAACCCCTTCAGATAAAAACAGCACATAAACAAAAGTCAGGAGAGGGAGGACTACAAGATAAATGGTTTTTATCCTTCCCTTTAAAAAGGGAATTAAAAAGCTACCTAAAATCAGAATAAACGCAGGAGGTAGGTTAATCACCATAATAGTCTTCCCTCCTCATTACCAAAGGCCTTAAAAAATGTTTAGCTATAAGCACCGACCATACGCAGGCTACAAACCCAAAAGCCCCATAAAAAGAAGGATAGCCATCAAAACCAAAATAAGCATGCTTATGGACAAAAAAATCTACCCCTATCAGTAAAACCAGAAACAAATAAAAACCTTTTAAAAACTTTTTTATGTTTTCTCTATAATCAAAAAACCCTTTCTTTTCTTCTTCCATAAAATTCCCCCGTTAATGAGGTTTATGTCCAAAATAAAAGATTAAAAACAAATAAAGGGTAGTAAGGGCCAAAACTATGTAAAAAATCCTTCGATACCCTGGCCATGGGTCGTGTTTTAAGATTTGTCTTTCCGTGGTCTCATTTTCCCCAACTAAATTCACTTGATAACCTCCGCAGCAAGATTTATTAAAAAGTTTGGATAAATTCCCAAAACTATACTAATAAGTGCAGTAATCAATAAAGCAGTAGCCATAAAGGGGTTTTCTTTAATCGGATGGCCTCCAGGTTTCTCTTTATATTCTCTAAAATAAGCCCTATAAACTATAGGAAAAAAGTAACCTGCGTTAAGTAAAGAACTAAAAAGAAGTACCCATAAAACCCAAAGGTTTTTTCCTTCTATGGCACCAAGCAAAAGATACCACTTGGTAATAAAGCCTCCTACTAAAGGTATACCTACCATTCCAAGAGCCCCGATCGTAAAAGCTGCCATCGTAATAGGAAGTCTTCTGGCTATACCATCAAGCTGGCTAACCTCGGTTTTATGAGCGCAAACATAGATAGAACCAGCACAAAAAAAGAGGGTGATTTTAGCGAAAGCATGGTTAGAAATGTGGATAATACCTCCTATCATGCCATGGTAAGTAAGTAAAAGGGCGCCAAGCAAGATGTAAGAAAGCTGACTAACCGTAGAATAAGCCAGTCTAGCTTTAAGGTTGTCTCTTGTAAGAGCAATGACTGAAGCGGTAGTTATGGTAAAGGCTGCCATAAAAAGGGCTAAGTCTGTGGTAGAAAGTAGCTTCATCGTCTCTGAGCCAAATACAAAAAATATCGTTCTTAGCACAGTAAAAACCCCGGTTTTAACCACCGCTACCGCATGAAGAAGGGCAGAAACCGGAGTAGGTGCTACCATCGCCGCAGGCAACCAGCCATGTAAAGGCATAACCGCAGCTTTGGCAAAACCATAAAAATACATAAGAAAAACCACTCCTAAAAGTCCTCGATGAGCCTCTACTATCTTCTCAGTAAAAATCCCGCCTTTTTGGAATTCAAGGGTTCCTGCCAAAAGGTAGGTAATGACTATGGCTGCAACCAACAAAAGTTTGGCAGCCCCTATAAGATATATAGCATATTTTCTGGCACCAGCCCTGGCTTCCGGAGTTTCATGATGAGCAACCAGAGGATAAGTAACAAACGTAAGGGCTTCATAAAAGAGAAACATCGTAAACAGATTAGCCGAAAAAGCAACCCCCATCGTAGAAGAAAGAGCCCCAGC is a genomic window containing:
- a CDS encoding monovalent cation/H+ antiporter subunit D family protein codes for the protein MTVETSITPLLCVLVSLLAIPFILVTGEKKPNLREFWSVLAGVIKFLLVLSMVPTVISGKVLEFEVFSILPGISLKFKVDAMGLLFALGASFLWIITTFYSIGYMRGHHEKKQTRYYACFAGALSSTMGVAFSANLFTMFLFYEALTFVTYPLVAHHETPEARAGARKYAIYLIGAAKLLLVAAIVITYLLAGTLEFQKGGIFTEKIVEAHRGLLGVVFLMYFYGFAKAAVMPLHGWLPAAMVAPTPVSALLHAVAVVKTGVFTVLRTIFFVFGSETMKLLSTTDLALFMAAFTITTASVIALTRDNLKARLAYSTVSQLSYILLGALLLTYHGMIGGIIHISNHAFAKITLFFCAGSIYVCAHKTEVSQLDGIARRLPITMAAFTIGALGMVGIPLVGGFITKWYLLLGAIEGKNLWVLWVLLFSSLLNAGYFFPIVYRAYFREYKEKPGGHPIKENPFMATALLITALISIVLGIYPNFLINLAAEVIK
- a CDS encoding Na(+)/H(+) antiporter subunit D; this encodes MVINLPPAFILILGSFLIPFLKGRIKTIYLVVLPLLTFVYVLFLSEGVSWVLRAFDSELVFKRVDRLSLPFGYIFSLITLLTAIYSLHVKDNLHLVAGFIYAGSALGVVFAGDLVTLYIFWEIMALASTVVILTARTKKAISAGMRYLLVHLTGGLLLLGGIILWFKQTGSLRFEYIGLNSLASWLIFLGFGVNAAFPVLHAWLPDAYPESTETGTVFLSVFTTKTAVYVLARSFSGTELLIYIGALMVVFPIFYGIIENNLRRVLSYVIINQVGFMVIGIGIGTTLSLNGTIAHALCHILYDAVLFMALGAVLYRTGKINTTDLGGLYKYMPLTAIFCIIGAASISGFPLTSGFVSKSMIISAAGEGGLLIIWLALLLASAGVFLVAGIKVPYFSFFSYDSGLKPKEAPPHMLLAMGIAAFLCIGIGLFPGLFYSILPYPVAYHPYTPAHVIDQIQLLGFSALAFTLLVLSGLYPPEIRCINLDADWFYRKATSWFLTLAEKVVAKVDYQIIGEAYEKVFIRGMLRLANLSKKIDVSGVDGTYHALAKGSLQLSEIIKVIQTGKVSDYAFLMIIGLIALLLLLALPMLF